In Streptomyces longhuiensis, the following proteins share a genomic window:
- a CDS encoding serine hydrolase domain-containing protein translates to MTSEGAAVIEGEAAAGWEPVLDAFADAQARDPGSAQLAVYRHGRLVVDAWTAAGPAGTRPYGPESVGVLMSVTKGLAAVCVQMLTQNGELDVSDPVARYWPEYARNGKAATTVADLLTHSAGLPAFTRDPADAAALDLLDWDGCVARLADARPMWRPGSAVHYHPLTYGHLVGEVVRRVTGTSVGSFFAAEVAGPLGLDLWIGLPPHEEHRFVHQHRPGAAPTSEEITAALHSVGLTPDDRLARTILASMAELAAVTDAFRSRQGRAAEIPAAGGIGNARGLARLYAALIRHVDGVRLLSPLTVERARAPRTDHLPAPTPLRRPAHTHPARFGLGFELPRPGLPMLGEGSFGHAGAGGRLGMAHPESGLAVGYACTEMTWDASQGPDPRWIPWTRAIHRAAGPATGLW, encoded by the coding sequence GGGCGAGGCCGCGGCCGGCTGGGAGCCGGTGCTCGACGCGTTCGCCGACGCCCAGGCGCGGGACCCCGGTTCGGCGCAGCTCGCGGTCTACCGGCACGGCCGTCTCGTCGTGGACGCCTGGACGGCCGCCGGACCTGCGGGCACCCGCCCTTACGGACCCGAGTCGGTGGGCGTGCTGATGTCGGTCACCAAGGGGTTGGCGGCCGTCTGCGTCCAGATGCTCACCCAGAACGGCGAGCTCGACGTGTCGGACCCGGTCGCCCGCTATTGGCCGGAGTACGCCCGCAACGGCAAGGCCGCGACGACGGTCGCCGACCTCCTCACCCACAGCGCGGGGCTGCCCGCTTTCACCCGCGACCCGGCCGATGCCGCCGCCCTCGACCTGCTCGACTGGGACGGGTGCGTGGCCCGGCTCGCGGACGCGCGGCCGATGTGGCGGCCCGGCAGCGCCGTCCACTACCACCCGCTCACCTACGGCCACTTGGTCGGTGAGGTGGTGCGCAGGGTCACCGGCACCAGCGTCGGGTCGTTCTTCGCGGCCGAGGTCGCCGGCCCTCTGGGGCTCGACCTGTGGATCGGACTGCCCCCGCACGAAGAGCACAGGTTCGTGCACCAGCACCGGCCCGGCGCGGCGCCCACGTCCGAGGAGATCACCGCGGCGCTGCACTCCGTCGGCCTCACACCGGACGACCGGCTCGCCCGCACGATCCTGGCGTCCATGGCCGAACTCGCCGCCGTCACCGACGCGTTCCGCTCCCGGCAGGGCCGCGCCGCCGAGATTCCCGCGGCGGGCGGCATCGGCAACGCCCGCGGCCTGGCACGGCTCTACGCGGCTCTCATCAGACACGTCGACGGTGTGCGGCTGCTGTCGCCGCTGACCGTGGAGCGGGCACGGGCACCCCGCACCGACCATCTGCCCGCGCCGACGCCGCTGCGCCGCCCCGCGCACACGCACCCGGCACGCTTCGGCCTCGGCTTCGAACTCCCGCGCCCCGGCCTGCCGATGCTCGGCGAGGGCTCCTTCGGCCACGCCGGGGCGGGCGGCCGCCTGGGCATGGCACATCCGGAGAGCGGGCTCGCCGTGGGCTACGCCTGCACGGAGATGACGTGGGACGCGTCCCAGGGCCCCGACCCGCGCTGGATTCCGTGGACCCGGGCCATCCACCGGGCCGCGGGGCCGGCCACCGGTTTGTGGTGA